The segment AtggaaaatcaagaaaatattCGCACTCAAAAACCACATGGACCGGCCATGTTACAAAATGACAGAGCAGAGCAGCTTCACTTTTTGCCTGTTGTGGTAGAAAGTTGTTGGAGGGGGAGGACAATGACATTGACATTTCTACTCACGAATTTGCGGAGTAAGTAGAGTAAAGATGTGACTGCCCCGTGATATAGGTAGTAAACGTAGACAACATGTCAAGAATGTTTGAAAtatataacaaattttcatataattagTCACATTGAGTAATTTCGAAATGAAGAACGAAAACAAAACTTCTAAGGCAGAAAATTATCAAGCCATCCAGTTATTGCTAACGTATTAATCTTGACTGTTAGTACAAGTATAATGTTCATTAGTGCGCGTGTTCTATCAGTAACGTTTGCTTTGTAATCAAAGACGCCTTCACTCTCCTGTCATCTCTTGTCACTGTCTGAACACTTCATAAATATCATTAACACAGTAATCAGTACCATGTTCCATTTATTTAgattgatatattttattttcacttgaaatgtaaaatgttCACAACTACTCCAAAttaaataaggaaattttgagaagttctgAAACCTAAAAGGTTGTCCAACCAATAAGTCTAATATCGCCAATTTCATctaattttgcttttgttAAAAACTGTCTAGAAATGACCACAATAGTCCAATACATAGTTGTACGAGGTGATTTACTAAAAGACCTGAAATGGCCAGTAGGAGCAATTCTAGCCCAAGCTTGCCATGCTGTTACTGCAGTTACACACCTCTTCTATGAAGATGAACAGacaatgtcatatttaaaagACTTAGATAGTATGCACAAAGTAGTGCTAGAAGCATCTGATGAGCAGAGTCTAgttaatttaaccaaaaaattgGAAGAAGAGGGTGTGAAGCATAAACTGTGGATAGAACAGCCTGAAAATATTCCAACCTGCCTTGCAGTTAAGCCTTATAAAAAAGAGGATGTTCAGCAATATTTTAAGAAGTTTAagctatttaaaatgtaaatagaaAAAGAGTTAAAGTAagcaataaacaaacatttttttctcatttatctaataaaaattctgaaacaatCTTATTAAAACCGTCTGCATATTTCAAGTGTATGTTGTGTTTTCCTTGAGGATATCTATGTAATCTGCAATACAAAGATGTATTTAATCTCAAAAACACCATTTAATCCTCTTACTTGGAgcctttaatattttcttgtagaTGCAGAGGATGCCCTTCAGGGACCAGAGGATCTTTATCCCCATGCAAAATTAATGTGGGGCATGTAATGTTCTTAAGACTGACATTGCAGATGTTTCCtccattttcataaattttaatcattgtGTCACACCACTCATTCCACATAACAGTCAATCCCTTCTCAGTATAGAGTTTGATAAGtggatttttcattttttctgacCATGCACTTAAATCCCGAATTTCTAAGAAAAGGTTTGTTTGCTTTTGTGCATTGAACTTGTTATAAACATACTTTCATATAAGGCAATATCATCTGAAGTAACAAAAGCATTTGCCCCCCAAACAACCAACTTCTCAACAGTGTTATATTTTGCAGTCAATATTAAACTCGAAATCCCCCCATCACTCCAACCCAACAAGGAATATTTGGCAATCCCAATACtctaaaattgtataatttgtaCCCCAAATTGGGAAAAACTCTTAGGTACCTTCATGAAATGATAGGCACAATCTGCATCACGGTCATAAAACCTTTGATCAAATTTCCGGTTTGGTGGTCTACTTAATCCATACCCAGGAGGATCCCAGGCGATTATGGTAAAATGGTTCTTGTCCAGACCCTCAATTTGTGGTTTGAAGTCGCTCCATATTGATCCAAGTGCGCCTGGGAAGCACAGAACTGTTTTGGGGCCATTGCCGATTTtgacataatttattatttggttGCCAACTTTTGTTTGGGTCGATTTATGCAAGGTTGAGTACGACGTTCGTTTTAAATGGAGGTTTAATTGATGATTTATGGTGCTGTCACTAGCTTGTGgcgttaattttgaaaacaatttaaattttttcactgcaaaattttcctttattataTGCATGGTGATGGCAATAACATTAGTACGGAAGTGTCTTTTGACCTTTAATCAAAAGACGGCTTGGTTTTGATtatcagtaaaaattaattaaatagttaataataatcattatcAACAACTAGttgaaaacataaacaaatccATCATAACCCCACATCGGAAATTAGACGTAAAGACTAAAGAATAAGTATTCCTTAGTTTTGGTGACTTTAGAACATACGTCAAAATCAGGAAGGACATGGGAAGCATTAccaatgtttaaaaattttaaatggcagtATTTTCAGCTAACTTTAAACTCTTAGTGACGTCAAACTCTCcaaatttaactaaaacatTGAACACTTAATTCACAAAGTTAACTAGGATTGTTAGTTGCTCTTTATAAAGCAATTCTAGGGAAAAATTCTTAGTTATACCTTCGTATATTATTCAGATTTGAATACAAATTTAGGACTTGTCCTTCAGCAGCCATTTTGAATTGACGTTCTAACCACAATAACTTCCTGTTCTactaggttgttcggaaagtaatttcgtttttttatgtgaaaatgaatgacagttttcgtataataaacaaatgctttattaaattatatattggccgttctggtccaacaccttttgccatctttctggtagtagcataattccacgctcataaaattttttgtctttgctggcaaaaaactgatcgaggtggtttttgacctcatcatttgagatgaaagttttaccgtctaaaaaattttggagtgaccggaacaaataataatccgatggtgccaggtctggagaatatggtgggtgtggcattgtgtcccattcaagctgtaaaagcttttggcgagtgaccaaacttgtgtgaggtctcgcgttgtcttggtgaaacactacaccttttctgttgattagttcgggtcttttctgttgaagtgcatccttcagtttgtccagctgctggcagtagacttccgaattaatcgttgtgttatccggtaaaagctcaaaaaaaacgattcctttaaaatcccaccaaacagacagcatcacctttttttggtgaatatcggctttggaaatggtttgagtcgattcatcttttttgctccatgacctcttgcgtttgacgttgttgtatacaacccatttttcgtccccagtaatgatgcgcttcaaaaacggatcatttttgtcacgtttgagaagcgaatcgcagacgtcaatgcggcgacacagatttctctctgtgagaacatggggaacccatatatcgagcttcgaggataatcccaggcctttcaagtggtcataaactgttgaattcgataaatttaacttcaatccgatctcacgtgttgttattcgacggttcgcatcaactaatgcctttatggcgtctttatcagcttcaaccggccttgccgaacgtggtgcatcttcgacatcaaaattgccagatcgaaatttagagaaccagttctgacactggcgtactgtcaacacaccttctccatacacatcggtcaatttctttctggcttgaacagcatttttaccctttctgtagtaaaacagtaggatatgtcgaaaatgctgcttatcgctctccatatttaaaagggcaccaaccaaaaactactgcgtagaattaattgaaatgtttcacacacaagccttgttatatgagctctcaaagcatataaaaattatatggcttaagtgtgaggttaagtgcaaaaaaataccattaaatcctctgtcgggaaaaaacgaaattactttccgaacaacctaatagtTCGCTTTTTATCGACTTCTgatttaagattaaaaaatgttatcacTTATTACACATAAACGCacgcaatttttaaatcatattaataataatcaaattactttttaagttAACACGATTTGATCTGAAATTACAAGTGAAAAAAGAACGTGTGGCGGAGCCAGCAGCGCGTGCAGTGTCACTCGTCtaataatgacagtgacagtgcactgcgaaccagagcagtatctcggttctgtagagaactaaaacaacgccgggaaaacattttccgtaacggtttccggaaatacattctggatagttcgatccaaaccatataaaaccgttgatcaCATCACCAACGGTCTCTTTTCTCTTCCGGGCCTCGCACCCTCCACATGTACTCCAACTGGTAACAATCATACTCTGTACACAgtagaaataagtttattctaagtttattaataaaacacatcacGTTCCTGTTTGACGAGTTTGGTGTAGCAATCCTATTTCTGACACCCAATGGAAAACGCCTAGTACTTCCAGACCTCACCAGCAGAACAAACGGTTCATATGTCACTGTCATCTTAACTTCCGTTTCCGGTATACCTTCCCAAACCCCCACGGCAGCACATTCTCTCTCTCTATAATACACAACAATACCCTATCTATTTCTCTCAATCTAATGTTGCGTAATAAATTTACAACCATCTAGATTAGTTGTGATTTGTTTATAGCGTATAAATGGCGGTGTAGTCTCGCAGGAGTATTACgtgaatttctaaataaaacccagtattttgaagaaaaacgtTGATCGAACGTATTGTTCACAAGTGCTTTTCACTGTATTTCTGTTAGTGGTAAGTTAATTCATCATTTTAGGCTGATTTCTTTGGTTTTCAGTTAAGCACCCGTCGTGTGCCAGCTGgggtttgtttttgtttactaTTTCGCTCCTCAAAGTACCGATTACGATTTCTAGgataaaaatctgaatattcAAGCCGTTTCATGGCTtagtaaacaatttatttataggtTTTACCATTATATATTCCAGTTCCACAATGTTTACATTCATTACTACCTAGGCAAATCGTGTTGTAACATGTAGAAAAATTTATCTATCAAcatgcatttaattttttttaattcagatcACTGTTTAATCTCCACCCTGATTAATCCAAAGCACCAGGGAAACTCCTCCAGGGCATACCCCTTTTGGACCCCGTAACTGCTTACTAATCAACTGATAAACCACCTCTTACTAAGTCCCTAAGTGATAACCAAAAAGTGTCATGGCAAGAGATCGTGGCGATATTGCCATAGATACCCTGTCAGGGGAGGAGGATATTGAGAAGGTAGTTGAGAGGGAAATGGCTGCAGCCCATGAAAATGCCACTGCAGCCCCTGTTGAGGTGACAACAAGGCGCAAGCTTAAGAAGGTTCATCGACAGAATAGCAAGGAGGGGAACTTAAATGTGGGACCATTTGTTCATAAACCTCGGTAAATATAGTTGATTTGAAATACCCCAAGATCTTAATACtaattgttttataaataaaccttACCTTTACTAAAAACGTCTTGTTGAGTAGGTCCTGGAAAAACAGTCGTCGCTCTCGCAACGGCTACGGACGTGGTCTACCCAAGAAAGGGGGTGCTGGAGGCAAAGGAGTATGGGGTAAACCTGGTTCTGAACTCTTGGAAGACATTGAAGATATCAATGACCCCAATTTTGATTCTGAGCTGGATGCTAGTGGTATTGAGCTAAAAGCTGTTGTGCCTGAATTGCCCAGCGaggatttaaagaaaaaggtATAATTCAATCAAACCAAGTATTACCTATTTAAGTGATTGTTCTATAGTGTGAGCCAATTATATTGGAATTCTTTGAAAGCAATGACATCCAGGAGGTGATTCAATCAGTGGAGGAGGCTGTGAGTCCCAATCATCGATATGTGTTTGTTCAACAAGCAATAGAGATTGCAATGGACCACAAACCCTCTCACAGAGAACTCACTTCTGTTCTCATTTCTGACCTCTATGGCTATGTTCTCTCTGAGTCTGATATTGTCAAGGCCTTTGAGAACCTTTTGGCTGACTTAAATGACTTGATTCTGGATATTCCAGATGCCCCAATTGTCCTTGGTGAGTACTTTATTAAACTGAAGTCAGAGCTGTTGAAGAGACAAAATCGCAACAGGATAGAACAAATACTttacagtaataataattttttccttttgtttaGGGAACTTCATAGCACGCGCCATCGCCGACGACTGCATTCCTCCGCGCTTCATCGTCGATATTAAGGGTAAGAGCGACGATAAAAACTTCCAAGAGGCGTTGGTGCATGCCGATACTCTGTTGTCCATGGAGCACGGACTGGTGCGATTGGACAATGTCTGGGGAGTGGGAGGACCTCTCAGACCAGTACAGGCGCTAACTAGGCAGATGTCACTTCTGCTACAGGAGTTTGTTTCCAGCGGGGATGTCGAGGAAGCGTCGCGCTGCCTAAAGGAACTCGAGGTGAGGTCTTTAACCATCacgaaatattttgaaaattgtttgtagGTACCTCACTTCCACCACGAACTGGTTTATGAGGCCATTCTGATGGCATTGGAAGCGAACAGTGAAACCACCGAGAAGGCTGTTTGCAGTTTATTGAAAGCATTCGATTCGAGTGTCTTAATCACGCGCGACCAGTTGGAAAGAGGTTTCTTCCGTGTTTTCGACGATCTACCTGACATTTGTATGGACGTTCCTTTGGCCTATGTAATTTTGGATAGGTAATTATCTCTCTTACAATTCAGTCccatatttaatattcattttttcaacagATTCATAGATCTCTGCCGCAATGAAGGTTTTTTGACCGACAAAATCATCGCACGATTCCCCTCCAGAGGACGCAAACGTTTCGTCTCTGAAGGCGATCATTTTGTCTCGAAAGATAAACAGAACAAGTCCCAGGAATACTAATCGGCTTCTCCTCGATTAACGACCGGCAGATTTacgattttattgtttatgtatAACGCAACCAAACGACAACGGGGATTTATTCAGTAGTAGTTGCGCATGCGCACAAAACTATAAGGGCTTAAGTTTTCTATAGTTGCTAACAATAATTTAGTATTATCACTGTCTTATTATAGTGGATTTTTATGATACTTTGTTAATTGTATTGAggtagttttgaaataaaaaatcaaagttggAAAGCTCATAttcgttttaattttgtaatgtCAAATCAGTTTTAtattctattattatttaggtatttttttaaatcaaaaatcctTATTCCTTTGATAAAACTGTGCAGCTGCCAACTTCTAGCCTTTAGAATATTCAGATGATATAAAATCAAACCAGATGTCTGGTGGCACCATCTAAGAGACGATAGACCAAGTTAATTCATTATTCAGCAGGAAATGTCTTATCGTGCCATCTCATCGAGAGTATTTGAATATCAACTGCTAAATCTGAAATCTTTCTTCaaagacaatttaattaacacaacaattaatttaaagttcatctctaaatttgagaggtgaaaataataatttggatAGCAGACAAACCATAGAACACACATAGGGGTGTATCTAGAATATTCAATCAAGAACCTATTAAAAAAGTGCCGTATGAGGcataacttaattattttctccAACGAGGCAAATCTACTATTTGCAATCCTTTTATTTCACAAGATTACTAAATCTtactgtatatttaaatataatgttATCAGAAGATAATATCACCTATTAAAACACCTTTCATAATACAATCAACAAAATCTTTAACGAAGCAAGTAAAGCAATTCTTTATCTAAATCTCTCGATTGTGTATCAGATTACTTTACATACTAAATAGGTACCTCACACGATTGCTTTATAGTCTAGGTCAAAatttattctgaaaaaaatgttggaaatgAACATGGACGATATGATGATTAACTACGTGAGTattagtttcaaaaaatttcaacttaaacCACGAACTTGACTGTTTGCCTTTACAGTTCACGTTTTCAAAAAGCGCAACggttttgttcaaattttggaaatttaattctgttGGTGGTTTAATCGGCTCAATGTTTGCCATCTACGCGATGGCGTTTACGTATGAAGGTTTGAAGTTTTTCAGGTCTGTATTCTCCGCAAGTTTAATCACCTATTTATAAGGGAATCTTTTAGGGCTTATCTGCTTATGAATGCAACCAGCATTAGacaaaccaataaaaattctgGGGACGACAGATTCTCGCAGTAAGTATCAGAtgccaataaattttttagaatcaGTTATTCAATCACGGTTCAAAAGTCGATTCATATAAATCCGATTGGTACTTGAAACACCTCATAAGAAAGGTATTCTTATCGAgcatgaaattaatttgacaaCTATGCTAATATCGTGGGTTCAAGTATCAGTTGGGTTTGGCTGAATCGACTTTTGAATCACGATTGTACAACTGAGCCTTATAGTTGTTTCTTCTTAGACTGACAATATTGAGCAAATCGCATCTCATCCAGACCCTATTATATGGAGTTCAAGGCACTCTCAGCTACTTTTTAATGTTGATCTTCATGACTTTCAATGGGGGGCTTTGTTTTGCTGTGGTTGGAGGTTTGGTGTGTGggtattttgtttttggatGGCGAACACCTACTAGTGTGCAGAACAATGTAAATGACGACCATTGTCAGTAatgcattatttgaaaatcactTCAAAATATACCTTTCGCCCGTAACTATTTAACTATTTTATCTTTCTGTTATGCGTTTTTATTCCGACTACTTACGATAGAGCTTTTGAAATGGGACCACCATTGAAACATATTGtatgattgtatgaaaaaaagcAACGATCCGGTGATATACCGGGTGACCAAAGAACTAACGAGATCCTATTTTATAATGCAGTATTGCATAATATTCTTGCTGTGAATTTAACGGTaagacaacaaaaaaaaatatttttgggtaAAGGGAAAAACGTCTGAAAATGGCGAAGGAGGCGATTGAATCTGGGATATTAAAAGTTCGTAAAGATTTGCGATAAATTTACAGGCACTTTTTGCTAATAAATCTATTTCCTTCTCCACTATTAcgaattttatctaaaaaatggcgaaggaaaaaaaacaacatgGAACACTAtctttttcataataaacaaTTGTTCTCTTTGAAACATCAAAAGTCGACGCATAGAAGATAAAATACAATCTTCTTCTGCAGGTAAATCAGACTGAACGCAACTTTTGCCGGTATCCAAGTCATCACCGAAAACACACTAAAGTATAAACTCACAACTTCAAATTCTTTGGCGGTACATAGTCAGGATCATCATCTTCCATAGCTATTTGTTCCTCCTCTAAAAATTGCCTTTTGGCCAATACACTGAATACCCCCTTGTCGAGTCCCAATCCGGGCTTTGGCACTGCTGTAGCCTCAATTTCAGTCTCCAAATCGACATCTCTATTTAAAGAAACCGCAGTGCTGGGTCCATGGAACAAGAATGGCTCCATGGACTTTTTcgacaaaataattttagtataTTTGGCGGGCTGCTCCATCATCGAGGTGGTATTAGGCCTCTTAACTGCCTCCGGACTAATGATGAAGTTATTAAGGCCGGAGCATGCAGTCGGTTTGTTGATGATTACGTATTTGTTGGTCGGAGTTGGCGAAATGAATTTTGGCTAAAAAAAATCCAGCATCACCTGGAAATCAACTTTAAACATTGAGATTTAACCTTATCAACTTGGTCCACAGCGCTAGAAGTAGAAAGATCAGTGGGCATATTTGGATCTATCAGCTGATTATCATCGGCGAAAATAATCGGCAAATCCATGATCTCTTGGGAGGTCAAGTTCGTTGGAGGGGGAAAATTTGTCTTTATTGGCAGTGGAAAAGTAGGAAACGGCGGTTTTTTCACGGGCAATGGTTTAGGGGAGCGCAAGATCTTTGTGTTTGTAAAAGGTCCTAAAAACCAGAAAAagtgaattgaaaaaatgttccatttaaaGTTCAAAGTGAACAAACTTATGGGTTGATTTGTGCTTTTTCCGGGCACAGTCAATACGAGAGGCATACCACCACTGGTCTTCATGTTAATATTGGGTTTGGCGGCCTTGACAGATTTAATTTTGCCATCGGGAAGAATGACCATGTTACTGCTCGTTGCCCTCTGACCTAAACCGATTTTAGAGAGATCAATAGTACGTCTCGTTGAGTTGGAAATCAGTTTGGCTGCGGTCTGGCTGGTCAGCTGTACGTTTTCCAGGACTACGTACAAAGAGAGAGTAACACATAAGAGAAATTGTCTAGAAAGGGAAATGgataggaatttttttacaatatttcttACAAAGACATGCAAGGGAAATGGAGTGTGGTGAAACAGCATTTTACACGTCCAAGGATGTCATAAAGGCCAGTAGATTCACGATTTAACTgtttaaataactaaattaataaagaattaCTGCAACTTTTACTTACTTTTTATGGTTGCCGGAGATGAAGGTATAGGTTTTTGGCTGACTGCCGGAATGGTCTTAATGCCGCCTTGTAGGAGGGTGGAAAGTTGACCTGCTGGCATTACGTTTCTACCTAAGTTATAGGCTTGCAACCGCGCTGagtgataaataataatgatattaGTTAAGTGACTGAAACGTGCGAAAATCAAGGCTCTAAACCGGATCAGTATATTACATCaaataagcacattttcaGCCGAATTTTCTCCCGCTTCCTTTAAGTTTTGTCTGACCTTTATTAGGTGCTTCCTCTCCCTTTCCAGATCCCTTTCTCCCCCCAGTTTCTAGGAAACTTCCCATCTTGATAACACGCTTCTTCTTGATCGTCCCTTCTGGTTTAAGAAGGAATTTATGGTTGATAGAAGTGTCGAGAGGGCTTTCAGAGGCTGAGGCCGTATCAGAGGAATGAGGAGATTTTGAGGGATAAGACAGGGAGGAAAGGGCGGAGCTACTGTTTGAGGCTGTAAGAGAGGCAGAGGGAAAAGTACCTTGGGCTACTTGAACGGCCCACTTGGCTTCGAGCTTGCATTTGGATTTGATGGAGCCTGCTGGACGTcctactacaaaaaaaaaaatgggagTCTTTGCTGTTGTAGAATATATTTGAGTCTGAGAAGGGAAAATTGCGTTTGATTAACATTTCAGATAACAAGATCGTTTAGGGCCAAATTGTTAATATACTgctaactttaataataaactatttcCTATAGAAACCAAGAACCCCAGGCTCAGTTTAAACGCTTCTGTGGAAATTAggtacttaattaaaatggacattaatattttgatatttatatagagaaatttaacattctcagtgaaaaaatttaaaaaatgaaattaggaCTCCTTTGCCAttgccaaataaaaaattcttgacaATGACAAAAGAGACATGTCATTAATCATCACGACGACGATCAAGAAATAATCTTGGCAATGATGAAGGAGGTGGGGCGGATTCTTGAGTTTGAGAGAAAGCAATGATATATAACTtttaaggtaattaaaaaaatcgttccttcaccattatcaatacaatattagtgaataaaatatacaaggttTGTTTTTCAGATCTGTGAATTTACAGGATGTTTGCAGGcaattttgacgtcattcccAAGAAACCGTTCAATCTCTCAGCTTTAAGAGCACATTAACCTCCTTATAATATaacataaaatgtttttgacaATGGTAAAAGAAATATATGCATAAAGAAGGCATACCTGGTCGGGCTATACGCGATGTCGGAGATGACGGTTCGCTCTCTATAGAGCTAGTATTGGAGTTGTATCTTTTccgttcaattttattttttttttgaaaatcgccgGCTGAAACACTGGTAGGTGATTGACGCACCTGGGGCGGATAGGGTGACAAAATTAAACTACTTATAAACTCCCCTACTTCAtcctgaaaaagaaaaacagctgataaaactttgttaaattaaaaaaaaaactcactaTTATGCACTGATCTACAATGCTCTGTGTAATGCCCTCTTCACGCCTCTTCTTCTTACTAACAACAAGATTATTGTCAGCAGATCCAACCACTATTAAACCAGTTTCAATCCTCATTCGTTCTCTCAGATCTTCCACATCCTCTTGGCTGAAATTATGGATTATAAACTGCCAACAATTGTCTGGAAAATATGCTTACAAGGAGGTACTGGAACATTGGCCTATAACAAACAATACAGGGCACTGTAGTTCCAGTAAATTATCATCTGGCTCCCCTCTCCTCCCCTCAGCTGTCAACATGGAAAAACCAAGGCTTACCACACAGAAAATGTTCTCTACTTGGGCCAATTGGAGGGCTAGAGTTGCCCCAGCACCCACTCCAACCTTAACCATTAAATTGCTATTaaagg is part of the Euwallacea similis isolate ESF13 chromosome 17, ESF131.1, whole genome shotgun sequence genome and harbors:
- the LOC136414443 gene encoding KAT8 regulatory NSL complex subunit 3-like isoform X1 gives rise to the protein MALLLPYKDITSQSIPLELTSKRPYALSNTMVENERAKYSYPIRFTNMFERENWTVCTDHCYARPWNWRPESSFLKPTKMLFGAKSLGAKPLFSITGLPKSGDDFVDVDGLTDVEPPAPAYDMEKARGLMMECEKHATLVRHNSDDENWEEKIVKANWSHAQHRLFNGFVNILNNFYLGKMTYSNLKNEPVLRRAIIDKAVQRVRRLFNSFSYDIKLLQWIHQLLLDNLDQQNLSSYLDILQTLMSKTPKLLEKLLNAPSATNRMGPLNTENLLPLLKKPWDPVETSLAQDKPKKLPSNPVLVLMPCAPSVSKRHQKWLALLSNLGLVVSVPINFGSSSHRMTMTNYLDQMFSLARGRIQEAKENFPERHIILVGVGAGATLALQLAQVENIFCVVSLGFSMLTAEGRRGEPDDNLLELQCPVLFVIGQCSSTSFQEDVEDLRERMRIETGLIVVGSADNNLVVSKKKRREEGITQSIVDQCIIDEVGEFISSLILSPYPPQVRQSPTSVSAGDFQKKNKIERKRYNSNTSSIESEPSSPTSRIARPVGRPAGSIKSKCKLEAKWAVQVAQGTFPSASLTASNSSSALSSLSYPSKSPHSSDTASASESPLDTSINHKFLLKPEGTIKKKRVIKMGSFLETGGRKGSGKGEEAPNKGQLSTLLQGGIKTIPAVSQKPIPSSPATIKILENVQLTSQTAAKLISNSTRRTIDLSKIGLGQRATSSNMVILPDGKIKSVKAAKPNINMKTSGGMPLVLTVPGKSTNQPIRPFTNTKILRSPKPLPVKKPPFPTFPLPIKTNFPPPTNLTSQEIMDLPIIFADDNQLIDPNMPTDLSTSSAVDQVDKPKFISPTPTNKYVIINKPTACSGLNNFIISPEAVKRPNTTSMMEQPAKYTKIILSKKSMEPFLFHGPSTAVSLNRDVDLETEIEATAVPKPGLGLDKGVFSVLAKRQFLEEEQIAMEDDDPDYVPPKNLKL
- the LOC136414443 gene encoding KAT8 regulatory NSL complex subunit 3-like isoform X4; amino-acid sequence: MALLLPYKDITSQSIPLELTSKRPYALSNTMVENERAKYSYPIRFTNMFERENWTVCTDHCYARPWNWRPESSFLKPTKMLFGAKSLGAKPLFSITGLPKSGDDFVDVDGLTDVEPPAPAYDMEKARGLMMECEKHATLVRHNSDDENWEEKIVKANWSHAQHRLFNGFVNILNNFYLGKMTYSNLKNEPVLRRAIIDKAVQRVRRLFNSFSYDIKLLQWIHQLLLDNLDQQNLSSYLDILQTLMSKTPKLLEKLLNAPSATNRMGPLNTENLLPLLKKPWDPVETSLAQDKPKKLPSNPVLVLMPCAPSVSKRHQKWLALLSNLGLVVSVPINFGSSSHRMTMTNYLDQMFSLARGRIQEAKENFPERHIILVGVGAGATLALQLAQVENIFCVVSLGFSMLTAEGRRGEPDDNLLELQCPVLFVIGQCSSTSFQEDVEDLRERMRIETGLIVVGSADNNLVVSKKKRREEGITQSIVDQCIIDEVGEFISSLILSPYPPQVRQSPTSVSAGDFQKKNKIERKRYNSNTSSIESEPSSPTSRIARPVGRPAGSIKSKCKLEAKWAVQVAQARLQAYNLGRNVMPAGQLSTLLQGGIKTIPAVSQKPIPSSPATIKILENVQLTSQTAAKLISNSTRRTIDLSKIGLGQRATSSNMVILPDGKIKSVKAAKPNINMKTSGGMPLVLTVPGKSTNQPIRPFTNTKILRSPKPLPVKKPPFPTFPLPIKTNFPPPTNLTSQEIMDLPIIFADDNQLIDPNMPTDLSTSSAVDQVDKPKFISPTPTNKYVIINKPTACSGLNNFIISPEAVKRPNTTSMMEQPAKYTKIILSKKSMEPFLFHGPSTAVSLNRDVDLETEIEATAVPKPGLGLDKGVFSVLAKRQFLEEEQIAMEDDDPDYVPPKNLKL
- the LOC136414443 gene encoding KAT8 regulatory NSL complex subunit 3-like isoform X2 yields the protein MALLLPYKDITSQSIPLELTSKRPYALSNTMVENERAKYSYPIRFTNMFERENWTVCTDHCYARPWNWRPESSFLKPTKMLFGAKSLGAKPLFSITGLPKSGDDFVDVDGLTDVEPPAPAYDMEKARGLMMECEKHATLVRHNSDDENWEEKIVKANWSHAQHRLFNGFVNILNNFYLGKMTYSNLKNEPVLRRAIIDKAVQRVRRLFNSFSYDIKLLQWIHQLLLDNLDQQNLSSYLDILQTLMSKTPKLLEKLLNAPSATNRMGPLNTENLLPLLKKPWDPVETSLAQDKPKKLPSNPVLVLMPCAPSVSKRHQKWLALLSNLGLVVSVPINFGSSSHRMTMTNYLDQMFSLARGRIQEAKENFPERHIILVGVGAGATLALQLAQVENIFCVVSLGFSMLTAEGRRGEPDDNLLELQCPVLFVIGQCSSTSFQEDVEDLRERMRIETGLIVVGSADNNLVVSKKKRREEGITQSIVDQCIIDEVGEFISSLILSPYPPQVRQSPTSVSAGDFQKKNKIERKRYNSNTSSIESEPSSPTSRIARPGRPAGSIKSKCKLEAKWAVQVAQGTFPSASLTASNSSSALSSLSYPSKSPHSSDTASASESPLDTSINHKFLLKPEGTIKKKRVIKMGSFLETGGRKGSGKGEEAPNKGQLSTLLQGGIKTIPAVSQKPIPSSPATIKILENVQLTSQTAAKLISNSTRRTIDLSKIGLGQRATSSNMVILPDGKIKSVKAAKPNINMKTSGGMPLVLTVPGKSTNQPIRPFTNTKILRSPKPLPVKKPPFPTFPLPIKTNFPPPTNLTSQEIMDLPIIFADDNQLIDPNMPTDLSTSSAVDQVDKPKFISPTPTNKYVIINKPTACSGLNNFIISPEAVKRPNTTSMMEQPAKYTKIILSKKSMEPFLFHGPSTAVSLNRDVDLETEIEATAVPKPGLGLDKGVFSVLAKRQFLEEEQIAMEDDDPDYVPPKNLKL